A single genomic interval of Nonomuraea rubra harbors:
- a CDS encoding SDR family NAD(P)-dependent oxidoreductase → MLLENKVAVVHGAGGSIGGAAARAFAREGARVFLAGRTRDKLDELAAGLPAAETAVVDALDEAAVDAFTGSVAERAGRIDVCFNAIGIQDVQRPLGEISAAEFLRPIEVATRTQFLTTRAAVRHMAPRGGGVILMFGGGGPQTQPGLGGLKVALDAMESMRRQWAAEYGPYGIRVLTLVTGGIPESLPDSVGAKDRIAAAIAGGSLLKRAATLADVGNVAAFAASDLAASMTSATLNISCGAIVDH, encoded by the coding sequence ATGCTCCTAGAGAACAAGGTCGCCGTCGTGCACGGCGCCGGCGGATCCATCGGCGGGGCGGCGGCCAGGGCGTTCGCCCGCGAGGGCGCCCGCGTCTTCCTCGCCGGACGCACCCGCGACAAGCTCGACGAACTCGCCGCCGGCCTCCCCGCAGCCGAGACCGCCGTGGTCGACGCGCTCGACGAGGCCGCGGTCGACGCCTTCACCGGCTCCGTGGCCGAGCGTGCCGGCCGCATCGACGTCTGCTTCAACGCCATCGGGATCCAGGACGTGCAGCGCCCGCTCGGGGAGATCTCGGCCGCGGAGTTCCTGCGGCCGATCGAGGTGGCCACGCGCACGCAGTTCCTCACGACCAGGGCCGCCGTACGGCACATGGCGCCGCGCGGCGGCGGGGTCATCCTCATGTTCGGCGGCGGCGGGCCGCAGACGCAGCCCGGGCTCGGCGGGCTCAAGGTGGCGCTCGACGCGATGGAGAGCATGCGTCGGCAGTGGGCCGCCGAGTACGGCCCGTACGGCATCCGCGTCCTCACCCTGGTCACCGGCGGCATCCCGGAGAGCCTGCCCGACAGCGTCGGCGCGAAGGACCGGATCGCCGCGGCCATCGCCGGGGGCAGCCTGCTCAAGCGCGCCGCCACGCTGGCCGACGTGGGCAACGTGGCCGCGTTCGCCGCCTCCGACCTGGCCGCGAGCATGACCTCGGCGACGCTGAACATCTCCTGCGGCGCG